A region of Marmota flaviventris isolate mMarFla1 chromosome 11, mMarFla1.hap1, whole genome shotgun sequence DNA encodes the following proteins:
- the Wdr33 gene encoding pre-mRNA 3' end processing protein WDR33 isoform X2: MATEIGSPPRFFHMPRFQHQAPRQLFYKRPDFAQQQAMQQLTFDGKRMRKAVNRKTIDYNPSVIKYLENRIWQRDQRDMRAIQPDAGYYNDLVPPIGMLNNPMNAVTTKFVRTSTNKVKCPVFVVRWTPEGRRLVTGASSGEFTLWNGLTFNFETILQAHDSPVRAMTWSHNDMWMLTADHGGYVKYWQSNMNNVKMFQAHKEAIREASFSPTDNKFATCSDDGTVRIWDFLRCHEERILRVLGGHNIFVCMWIEPGPHACQASALPLEPHPQPLFSKF; the protein is encoded by the exons ATGGCCACAGAAATTGGTTCTCCTCCTCGTTTTTTCCACATGCCACGGTTCCAACACCAGGCACCTCGACAACTGTTTTATAAGCGACCTGACTTTGCACAGCAGCAAGCAATGCAGCAGCTTACCTTTGATGGAAAACGAATGAGAAAAGCTGTAAACCGAAAAACCATAGACTACAATCCATCCGTAATTAAGTATTTGGAG AATAGAATATGGCAAAGAGACCAGAGAGATATGAGGGCAATTCAGCCTGACGCAGGTTATTATAATGAT CTGGTTCCACCTATAGGAATGTTAAATAATCCTATGAATGCAGTAACAACAAAATTTGTTCGGACATCAACAAATAAAGTAAAGTGCCCAGTATTTGTTGTCAGG tGGACTCCAGAAGGAAGACGGTTGGTCACTGGAGCTTCTAGTGGAGAGTTCACATTGTGGAATGGACTCACTTTCAATTTCGAAACAATATTACAG gcTCATGATAGCCCAGTGAGGGCCATGACTTGGTCACATAATGACATGTGGATGTTGACAGCAGACCATGGAGGATATGTGAAATATTGGCAGTCGAACATGAACAACGTCAAGATGTTCCAGGCACATAAGGAGGCGATTAGAGAGGCCAG TTTCTCACCCACGGATAATAAATTTGCTACATGCTCTGATGACGGCACTGTTAGAATCTGGGACTTTCTTCGTTGCCATGAGGAAAGAATTCTCCGAG ttctcggcggacacaacatctttgtttgtatgtggatcgaacccgggccgcacgcatgccaggcgagcgcgctaccgcttgagccacatccccagcccctgttttctaagttttaa
- the Wdr33 gene encoding pre-mRNA 3' end processing protein WDR33 isoform X3, protein MATEIGSPPRFFHMPRFQHQAPRQLFYKRPDFAQQQAMQQLTFDGKRMRKAVNRKTIDYNPSVIKYLENRIWQRDQRDMRAIQPDAGYYNDLVPPIGMLNNPMNAVTTKFVRTSTNKVKCPVFVVRWTPEGRRLVTGASSGEFTLWNGLTFNFETILQAHDSPVRAMTWSHNDMWMLTADHGGYVKYWQSNMNNVKMFQAHKEAIREASFSPTDNKFATCSDDGTVRIWDFLRCHEERILRVFGGHNIFLCMWC, encoded by the exons ATGGCCACAGAAATTGGTTCTCCTCCTCGTTTTTTCCACATGCCACGGTTCCAACACCAGGCACCTCGACAACTGTTTTATAAGCGACCTGACTTTGCACAGCAGCAAGCAATGCAGCAGCTTACCTTTGATGGAAAACGAATGAGAAAAGCTGTAAACCGAAAAACCATAGACTACAATCCATCCGTAATTAAGTATTTGGAG AATAGAATATGGCAAAGAGACCAGAGAGATATGAGGGCAATTCAGCCTGACGCAGGTTATTATAATGAT CTGGTTCCACCTATAGGAATGTTAAATAATCCTATGAATGCAGTAACAACAAAATTTGTTCGGACATCAACAAATAAAGTAAAGTGCCCAGTATTTGTTGTCAGG tGGACTCCAGAAGGAAGACGGTTGGTCACTGGAGCTTCTAGTGGAGAGTTCACATTGTGGAATGGACTCACTTTCAATTTCGAAACAATATTACAG gcTCATGATAGCCCAGTGAGGGCCATGACTTGGTCACATAATGACATGTGGATGTTGACAGCAGACCATGGAGGATATGTGAAATATTGGCAGTCGAACATGAACAACGTCAAGATGTTCCAGGCACATAAGGAGGCGATTAGAGAGGCCAG TTTCTCACCCACGGATAATAAATTTGCTACATGCTCTGATGACGGCACTGTTAGAATCTGGGACTTTCTTCGTTGCCATGAGGAAAGAATTCTCCGAG ttttcggcggacacaacatctttctttgtatgtggtgctga